In a single window of the Terrirubrum flagellatum genome:
- a CDS encoding endonuclease domain-containing protein, whose amino-acid sequence MKRRISDFRRANASRLRASQTDAEQKLWRALDRVPTFRTHFRRQVPLGSYIADFACLAARLVIELDGGQHAEEAQAHHDAVRTKWLEREGYRVVRFWNDDVLSDIESVLDTIYAAMYGSTEPYEFTPPRRLRRRPSPSRGG is encoded by the coding sequence ATGAAGCGACGCATTTCCGATTTTCGTCGCGCCAATGCATCGCGATTGCGCGCGTCTCAGACGGATGCCGAACAAAAGCTGTGGCGAGCGCTCGACCGGGTCCCAACATTTCGCACACATTTCAGACGACAGGTTCCGCTTGGCTCCTATATCGCGGATTTCGCTTGTCTCGCTGCGCGGCTGGTCATCGAACTCGACGGCGGCCAGCATGCTGAAGAAGCGCAGGCGCATCACGACGCTGTGCGGACGAAATGGCTTGAGCGCGAAGGCTATCGCGTGGTTCGATTCTGGAATGACGATGTCCTGAGCGACATCGAAAGCGTGCTCGATACGATTTACGCCGCAATGTATGGCTCGACCGAGCCTTACGAGTTCACCCCACCCCGACGCCTTCGGCGTCGACCCTCCCCCTCCAGGGGAGGGTGA
- a CDS encoding Crp/Fnr family transcriptional regulator translates to MISLEHLDAIAVWAVDLTEEERERARRGIIERDYAKGSYICHRGDRLDYWTSVVTGLVKLGAVSAQGKSITLAGLGPTDWFGEGSMIKDEPRKYDLFALRDTRLAMMDRKTFNWLFQHSVGLNHYLVRQFNERLGQFIGKVEQDRSLGPAGRLARALLQLINPVGRPKKNGVVAISQEELGLLAGISRPAANKAIRDLETRGLIRTEPEGVRVLDHVALENFED, encoded by the coding sequence TTGATCTCACTTGAGCATCTCGACGCGATCGCGGTCTGGGCGGTCGATCTGACCGAGGAGGAGCGGGAGCGGGCGCGGCGCGGCATCATCGAGCGCGATTACGCCAAGGGCTCCTATATCTGCCATCGCGGCGACCGGCTGGATTACTGGACCTCCGTCGTCACCGGGCTCGTGAAGCTCGGCGCCGTCTCGGCGCAAGGCAAGTCGATCACGCTGGCGGGGCTCGGGCCGACGGACTGGTTCGGCGAAGGCTCGATGATCAAGGACGAGCCGCGCAAATATGATCTCTTCGCGCTGCGCGACACGCGCCTCGCGATGATGGATCGCAAGACGTTCAACTGGCTGTTCCAGCATAGCGTTGGCTTGAACCATTATCTCGTGCGCCAGTTCAACGAGCGGCTTGGCCAGTTCATCGGCAAGGTGGAGCAGGATCGTTCGCTCGGCCCCGCCGGGCGTCTCGCGCGCGCTCTGCTGCAGCTCATCAATCCGGTGGGACGGCCGAAGAAGAACGGCGTCGTCGCGATCAGCCAGGAAGAGCTTGGCCTTCTCGCCGGCATCTCGCGTCCGGCGGCGAACAAGGCGATCCGCGATCTCGAAACGCGCGGCCTGATCCGCACCGAGCCCGAAGGCGTGCGCGTGCTCGATCATGTCGCGCTGGAGAATTTTGAAGACTAA
- a CDS encoding AMP-binding protein, producing the protein MTTAETSGDTFPKLVARNATTRGGRPAYRLKDLGIWQQWSWAEIHETSRAFALGLAALGLKAGDKIAIIGANRPKLYLAMMAAQSLGAIPVPVYADSVADEMAYVLDHAEVAMAAVQDQEQVDKIVSVAERTPRLAQIVYDEPRGLRDYDHARLAPIDQVIEEGREIAKRDAAAVARLDASISGGKGSDLAVILYTSGTTGRPKGVMLTYDNLIAGSLIGIEFDGLNESDEIIAYLPMAWVGDHVFSYAQSIIAGYCVNCPESAETVVDDRREIGTTYAFAPPRVFETMLTLTMVRMEDAGAMKRRMFHYFIDHARKYGEKILNRESVPFVPRVIYALGNLLVYAPLRNRFGLTKIKTGYTAGEAIGPEIFRFFRSIGVNLKQLYGQTEASVYITMQPNAEIKADTVGSPAPRVEIKIDEAGEVLYRSPGVFAGYFKDEQKTAETKTADGFVRSGDAGFFDSQGHLKIIDRAKDVGKLNDGALFPPKYIENKLKFYPNIKEAVAFGQGRDHVACFINIDLVAVGSWAERNNVIYASYQELAGHPQVYAMIEKHVEEVNRSLSIEPAMGGAQISRFLILHKELDADDGELTRTQKVRRGFIAERYAPLVAALYDGSTEADVSTEVTFEDGRKGVIAARVKVRDVKTYPVPARLEAAE; encoded by the coding sequence GTGACGACGGCGGAAACGTCCGGCGACACATTTCCGAAACTCGTCGCGCGCAATGCGACGACACGCGGAGGCCGGCCGGCCTACCGGCTGAAGGACCTCGGCATCTGGCAGCAATGGAGCTGGGCCGAGATTCACGAGACCAGCCGCGCTTTCGCACTCGGCCTCGCAGCGCTCGGCCTGAAGGCCGGCGACAAGATCGCGATCATCGGCGCCAACCGGCCGAAGCTCTATCTCGCGATGATGGCGGCCCAGTCGCTTGGCGCGATCCCCGTGCCTGTCTATGCCGACTCCGTCGCTGACGAGATGGCCTATGTGCTCGATCACGCCGAAGTCGCGATGGCGGCGGTGCAGGATCAGGAGCAGGTCGACAAGATTGTCTCCGTCGCCGAACGCACGCCGCGACTTGCTCAAATTGTCTATGATGAGCCGCGGGGCCTGCGCGACTATGACCATGCGCGCTTGGCGCCGATCGATCAGGTGATCGAGGAGGGCCGCGAGATCGCAAAGCGAGACGCGGCCGCAGTGGCGCGGCTCGACGCGTCGATCTCGGGCGGAAAAGGCAGCGATCTCGCCGTCATTCTCTATACGTCCGGCACCACGGGCCGCCCGAAGGGCGTGATGCTCACTTATGACAATCTGATTGCGGGCTCGTTGATCGGAATCGAGTTCGATGGGCTCAACGAGAGCGACGAGATCATCGCCTATCTCCCCATGGCGTGGGTGGGCGATCACGTCTTCTCCTATGCGCAGTCGATCATCGCCGGCTATTGCGTGAATTGCCCGGAGAGCGCCGAAACCGTCGTTGATGACAGGCGTGAGATCGGCACCACCTACGCTTTTGCGCCGCCGCGCGTGTTCGAAACCATGCTGACGCTGACCATGGTGCGCATGGAGGATGCGGGGGCGATGAAGCGGCGCATGTTCCACTACTTCATCGACCATGCGCGCAAATATGGCGAGAAGATCCTGAACAGGGAGTCCGTTCCCTTCGTTCCGCGCGTGATCTACGCGCTCGGGAATCTCCTCGTCTATGCGCCGCTGCGCAACCGCTTCGGCCTCACCAAGATCAAGACGGGATATACGGCGGGCGAGGCGATCGGGCCTGAAATTTTCCGCTTCTTCCGCTCGATCGGCGTCAATCTCAAGCAGCTCTACGGCCAGACGGAAGCGTCGGTCTACATCACCATGCAGCCGAACGCCGAGATCAAGGCGGATACGGTGGGGTCGCCGGCGCCGCGCGTCGAGATCAAGATCGATGAGGCGGGCGAAGTGCTCTATCGTTCGCCCGGCGTGTTCGCCGGCTATTTCAAGGACGAACAGAAAACGGCGGAAACCAAGACGGCGGACGGGTTCGTGCGCTCCGGCGACGCGGGATTCTTTGACTCCCAGGGGCATCTGAAAATCATCGATCGCGCCAAGGATGTGGGAAAACTCAATGACGGCGCTCTGTTCCCCCCGAAATACATCGAGAACAAGCTGAAATTCTATCCCAACATCAAGGAGGCGGTCGCGTTCGGGCAGGGCCGCGATCATGTCGCCTGCTTCATCAATATCGATCTCGTGGCGGTGGGAAGCTGGGCCGAAAGAAACAATGTGATCTACGCCAGCTATCAGGAGCTCGCCGGTCATCCGCAAGTTTATGCGATGATCGAGAAGCATGTGGAGGAGGTGAACCGATCGCTTAGCATCGAGCCTGCGATGGGCGGCGCGCAGATCAGCCGTTTCCTCATTCTCCACAAGGAGCTCGATGCGGATGACGGCGAACTCACGCGCACGCAGAAGGTGCGCCGCGGTTTCATCGCCGAGCGTTATGCGCCTTTGGTGGCGGCGCTCTATGACGGCTCGACGGAAGCCGATGTCTCGACCGAAGTCACCTTCGAGGACGGCCGCAAGGGCGTGATCGCGGCGCGCGTGAAAGTGCGCGACGTCAAGACCTATCCGGTGCCTGCGCGGCTGGAGGCGGCGGAATGA
- a CDS encoding ABC transporter ATP-binding protein, whose amino-acid sequence MNAPVKMPVEGAPLSKGETLLAVENVSLSFGGVKAIRDVSFDIRKGEIRAIIGPNGAGKTSMLNCINGFYHPQSGRITFKGKARARMRPYEAASQGIARTFQNVALFKGMSTLDNIMVGRTLKMSTPFFWQIWRHGPAMKEEIAHRAVVEDIIDFLQIPHIRKTPVGKLPYGLQKRVELARALAMQPELLLLDEPMAGMNLEEKEDMCRFILDVNNQFGTTIALIEHDMGVVMDLSDRVVVLEYGRKIADGTPADVKSDSRVIDAYLGVAH is encoded by the coding sequence ATGAACGCGCCCGTCAAGATGCCCGTCGAAGGCGCGCCGCTCAGCAAAGGCGAGACGCTGCTCGCGGTCGAGAACGTGTCGCTTTCCTTCGGCGGCGTGAAGGCGATCCGCGACGTGTCGTTCGATATCCGCAAGGGCGAGATTCGCGCGATCATCGGCCCGAACGGCGCCGGCAAGACTTCGATGCTCAACTGCATCAACGGATTCTATCATCCGCAATCAGGCCGCATCACCTTCAAGGGTAAGGCGCGCGCCCGCATGCGGCCCTATGAGGCGGCGAGCCAGGGCATCGCGCGCACCTTCCAGAATGTCGCCTTGTTCAAGGGCATGTCGACGCTCGACAACATCATGGTCGGGCGCACGCTCAAGATGTCGACGCCTTTCTTCTGGCAGATATGGCGGCATGGTCCCGCGATGAAGGAGGAAATCGCCCATCGCGCCGTGGTCGAGGACATCATCGACTTCCTGCAGATTCCGCATATCCGCAAAACGCCGGTCGGCAAGCTGCCTTACGGCTTGCAGAAGCGCGTCGAGCTGGCGCGCGCGCTGGCGATGCAGCCGGAGCTGCTGCTGCTTGATGAGCCCATGGCCGGCATGAATCTCGAGGAGAAAGAGGATATGTGCCGCTTCATCCTCGATGTGAACAATCAGTTCGGCACGACCATCGCGCTGATCGAGCACGATATGGGCGTGGTGATGGATCTGTCCGACCGCGTCGTGGTGCTCGAATATGGCCGCAAGATCGCGGATGGAACGCCTGCGGACGTGAAGAGCGACAGCCGCGTCATCGACGCCTATCTCGGTGTGGCGCATTGA
- a CDS encoding branched-chain amino acid ABC transporter permease, translated as MVDMPDLLVQTLWEGLVGGVLYALIALGFVLIFKASGVFNFAQGIMVVFAGLTLVGGYEKLVALGLSGELAAFIALAVAVLVMLLLAIGVERVVLRPLVNQPDIILFMATFGLTYFLIGLGEAIFGGNPKVMIADQLFLPRGAIDLNILGGRVTLQKLDIAAAVIASVMIAALGFFFQYTRIGRALRAVADSHKAALSVGISLNQIWVVVWFAAGVVALVTGIMWGARSDVSFGLQVIALKALPVLILGGFTSIPGAIVGGLIIGVGEKLGEFYWGPLVGGAVESWLAYIIALFFLLFRPQGLFGDTIIERI; from the coding sequence ATGGTCGATATGCCGGACCTTCTTGTGCAGACGCTGTGGGAAGGGCTTGTCGGCGGCGTTCTCTATGCGCTGATCGCGCTCGGCTTCGTGCTGATCTTCAAGGCCTCAGGCGTGTTCAATTTCGCGCAAGGCATCATGGTGGTGTTCGCGGGTCTCACGCTTGTTGGCGGCTATGAAAAACTTGTGGCGCTTGGTCTCTCCGGCGAACTCGCCGCCTTCATCGCGCTCGCCGTCGCGGTGCTGGTGATGTTGCTGCTTGCCATCGGCGTCGAACGCGTGGTGCTCAGGCCGCTGGTCAATCAGCCCGACATCATCCTGTTCATGGCGACGTTCGGGCTCACCTATTTCCTGATCGGGCTTGGCGAAGCGATCTTCGGCGGCAATCCCAAGGTGATGATCGCCGACCAGCTTTTCCTGCCGCGCGGCGCCATCGACCTCAATATTCTCGGTGGGCGCGTCACCTTGCAGAAACTCGATATCGCGGCGGCGGTGATCGCGTCCGTGATGATCGCGGCGCTGGGCTTCTTCTTCCAGTATACGCGCATCGGCCGGGCGCTGCGCGCCGTCGCCGACAGCCACAAGGCGGCGCTCTCCGTCGGCATTTCGCTCAACCAGATCTGGGTGGTGGTGTGGTTCGCGGCCGGAGTCGTCGCGCTCGTTACCGGAATTATGTGGGGCGCGCGTTCGGACGTGTCGTTCGGCCTGCAGGTGATCGCGCTGAAGGCGCTGCCGGTGCTGATCCTCGGCGGCTTCACCTCGATTCCCGGCGCGATCGTCGGCGGGCTGATCATCGGCGTCGGCGAAAAGCTCGGCGAATTCTATTGGGGGCCGCTCGTCGGCGGCGCCGTCGAATCCTGGCTCGCCTACATCATCGCGCTGTTCTTCCTGCTGTTCCGGCCGCAGGGTCTGTTCGGCGACACCATCATCGAGAGAATCTGA
- a CDS encoding VOC family protein gives MAHKSRLACLVIDCKTTDLDEAIRFWGGALGYPVYRSEDDPRYAIIETPTDQPKMLLQAVDHDSRIHLDIETDDKGAEVARLEALGARIVARMSRWIVMEAPTGHRFCVVNPQRPDFAARAHEWSE, from the coding sequence ATGGCTCACAAAAGCCGTCTGGCCTGTCTGGTGATCGACTGCAAGACCACCGATCTCGACGAAGCGATCCGCTTCTGGGGCGGCGCGCTGGGCTATCCCGTCTATCGCAGCGAGGATGATCCCCGCTACGCCATCATCGAGACGCCGACCGATCAGCCGAAGATGCTGCTGCAAGCGGTTGATCACGACAGCCGCATTCATCTCGACATCGAAACTGACGACAAGGGCGCCGAAGTCGCGCGACTCGAGGCGCTTGGCGCCAGGATCGTGGCGCGCATGAGCCGCTGGATCGTGATGGAGGCGCCGACCGGCCATCGCTTCTGCGTGGTCAATCCGCAACGGCCCGACTTCGCCGCGCGCGCCCATGAGTGGAGCGAATGA